A region of Sesamum indicum cultivar Zhongzhi No. 13 linkage group LG7, S_indicum_v1.0, whole genome shotgun sequence DNA encodes the following proteins:
- the LOC105167094 gene encoding uncharacterized protein LOC105167094, protein MRDRKCGNNEEHKPINALRRSPRFLHKNQAGFENPGTPVPAPRRFRAPDFFSTPIVSSFAKNQKEGDGISRKGKRNGSESKSLRKPIEGSRRSARLDSRANLSSPDLQKQCVMEKAMRRSLVCGLKSANSQLHKCDGVSKNGDRKVTGLESSAKPGAKRSGRLDGRANVSKAEEVLHLQKEYVIERRVTRSFIRGNKFVYNRGNESGSGKDSEEGVRVLPKEGKAKVGIGSCKQSPENIEKRFTRCSSRIKIFQQVEEAGNVSPECRHINKNCERKRHICEKRKRYQVEEECEIVQGWTKEQELALQRAYFTAKPTPHFWKKVAKMVPGKSAEECFDRIQSDLLTPSQPRTRSRAKKNLSPLSFSASKLLSPAEVKTKRLRSTRRKTLLAQKTVRQLLQKQQNENQDYETDLFAVLEPTMDSSSLNFQGATLLTSPVPNKGSGVLTRCRETSRLNSSQTEDFASPPVLKQIKNKALHEKYIDQLHCRDAKRKAESLRNAKCIQDKKSTDLKVNSVKVAKDALVLDAQDAIHQLRSLQASTNDNLDDDDTISRSNEDEDEDELC, encoded by the exons ATGCGTGACAGAAAATGCGGAAACAATGAAGAACATAAACCCATCAATGCTCTTAGAAGATCCCCCAGATTTCTTCACAAAAATCAAGCGGGCTTCGAAAATCCAGGGACTCCAGTGCCTGCCCCGAGAAGATTCCGGGCTCCTGATTTCTTCTCTACACCTATCGTCTCCTCATTTGCCAAAAACCAGAAAGAGGGGGATGGAATTTCGCGGAAGGGAAAGCGAAATGGGAGCGAGTCGAAAAGTTTGAGGAAACCTATCGAAGGGTCTAGGAGGTCTGCAAGATTGGACAGCCGAGCCAACTTGAGCAGCCCGGATTTGCAGAAACAATGTGTAATGGAGAAGGCGATGAGAAGGAGTTTGGTTTGTGGTCTTAAATCTGCAAATAGTCAGCTTCATAAGTGCGATGGAGTTTCAAAGAATGGAGATAGAAAAGTTACTGGGTTAGAAAGTTCAGCGAAACCTGGCGCCAAAAGGTCTGGAAGATTGGATGGCAGAGCCAATGTTAGTAAAGCTGAAGAAGTCCTGCATTTGCAGAAGGAATATGTGATAGAGAGAAGGGTGACCAGAAGTTTCATTCGcggaaataaatttgtatataatcGGGGCAATGAGTCGGGTTCTGGGAAGGATTCTGAAGAGGGAGTAAGGGTTTTACCCAAAGAAGGGAAGGCTAAAGTTGGTATTGGTTCTTGTAAGCAGAGCCCGGAGAACATTGAGAAGAGGTTTACTCGTTGCTCTAGTCGAATAAAAATCTTCCAGCAGGTTGAGGAAGCTGGCAATGTGTCGCCTGAATGTCGgcatattaacaaaaattgtgAAAGAAAGAGGCACATTTGTGAGAAGAGGAAAAGATATCAAGTCGAGGAAGAGTGTGAAATTGTTCAGGGATGGACCAAAGAGCAAGAACTGGCCCTGCAAAGAGCCTATTTCACGGCAAAGCCCACACCTCATTTTTGGAAGAAAGTTGCTAAGATG GTGCCTGGAAAATCTGCTGAGGAATGTTTTGACAGAATTCAATCCGATCTCTTAACCCCATCTCAGCCTCGAACACGTTCAAGGGCAAAAAAGAACTTATCACCCCTCTCCTTCTCTGCTAGTAAGTTGCTTAGTCCTGCTGAGGTGAAAACTAAAAGGCTTAGGTCTACCAGGAGGAAGACGCTTCTAGCACAGAAGACCGTAAGACAACTATtgcaaaagcaacaaaatgaaaatcaagACTATGAAACAGATTTGTTTGCCGTTCTTGAGCCAACAATGGATTCGTCTTCACTCAATTTTCAAGGGGCTACATTACTTACCTCACCAGTGCCTAACAAAGGATCTGGCGTTCTTACAAGATGCAGAGAGACGTCGAGATTAAATAGCTCACAAACGGAAGATTTTGCAAGTCCCCCAGTTTTGAAGCAGATAAAAAACAAGGCTTTGCATGAGAAATACATAGATCAGCTACATTGCAGGGATGCCAAGAGAAAGGCAGAATCATTAAGGAATGCTAAATGCATTCAGGACAAAAAGTCCACTGATTTGAAAGTGAATTCTGTGAAAGTTGCCAAAGATGCTCTGGTTTTGGATGCACAAGATGCTATCCATCAGCTTCGAAGCCTACAGGCCAGCACAAATGATAACCTTGATGACGATGACACCATTAGTCGTAGCAACgaggatgaagatgaagatgaactCTGCTAA